From the Oryzias latipes chromosome 22, ASM223467v1 genome, one window contains:
- the alkbh1 gene encoding nucleic acid dioxygenase ALKBH1 → MAKMAAYMVESGEDVFRKMFKFYKRRDPPPDLRGVVDFSSEPPADKVAPAHLDAAAVSDEEAARVGLRPVRDWRAFSLQGFPGFIFISNPFLRGSQPFWVRQCLKTYPQKPNVCNLDLHMSACDTQDIWAKSAPVLRSPSSGRNQPKTLLEKLHWVTLGYHYNWDTKTYSADNHTPFPADLHSLSARVASACGFPGFRSEAAILNYYRPDSSLGIHVDESELDHTRPLLSFSFGQSAIFLLGGTRRQDPPTAMLVHSGDVMVMSGQSRLLYHAVPRILPTPRGHGALLEDLRPASPQQAAAMLEPVSEEDWMACSVYIQKSRLNMTVRQVLGAGQSFPVAPPSSVTRTDKSEIGGYHDEDPGKRKRSDSDSANET, encoded by the exons ATGGCAAAGATGGCCGCCTACATGGTGGAGAGCGGGGAAGATGTTTTTAGGAAGATGTTCAAGTTTTATAAAAGAAGAGACCCCCCACCCGACCTCAGGGGGGTTGTCGACTTTTCCAGCGAACCGCCGGCGGACAAG GTCGCTCCGGCTCACCTGGACGCGGCTGCGGTGAGCGACGAGGAGGCCGCCCGGGTGGGACTGCGGCCCGTCAGAGACTGGAGAGCCTTCAGCCTGCAGGGCTTCCCGG GCTTCATTTTCATCTCCAACCCTTTCCTTCGGGGCTCCCAACCCTTCTGGGTCAGGCAGTGCTTGAAGACCTACCCTCAAAAACCAAACGTCTGCAACCTGGACCTGCACATGTCTGCCTGCGACACGCAGGACATCTGGGCTAAGAGTGCACCTGTCCTCAG ATCTCCGTCCTCTGGAAGGAATCAACCAAAGACTCTGCTGGAGAAGCTGCACTGGGTCACTCTGGGATATCATTACAACTGGGACACCAAG ACGTACTCCGCCGACAACCACACGCCGTTTCCGGCTGACCTCCATTCGCTGTCGGCCCGGGTGGCCTCGGCCTGCGGCTTCCCGGGCTTCAGATCCGAGGCAGCCATCCTAAACTACTACAGACCCGACTCGTCTCTGGGGATCCACGTGGATGAGTCTGAGCTGGATCACACGCGGCCTCTGCTCTCGTTCAG TTTTGGGCAGTCGGCCATCTTTCTCCTGGGAGGCACCCGCAGACAGGACCCCCCCACCGCCATGTTGGTGCACAGTGGAGACGTGATGGTGATGTCTGGACAGAGTCGCCTCCTCTACCACGCCGTCCCGCGCATCCTCCCGACGCCTCGGGGGCACGGCGCCCTCCTGGAGGACCTGCGCCCCGCCTCCCCCCAGCAGGCGGCGGCCATGTTGGAGCCGGTTTCTGAGGAAGACTGGATGGCGTGCTCCGTTTATATTCAGAAATCCAGGCTAAACATGACTGTTCGACAGGTGCTGGGGGCGGGACAGAGCTTCCCGGTGGCACCGCCCTCCTCAGTTACAAGGACGGATAAAAGTGAGATAGGCGGATACCACGATGAAGACCCtgggaagaggaagaggagtgacAGCGACTCTGCAAATGAGACGTGA
- the slirp gene encoding SRA stem-loop-interacting RNA-binding protein, mitochondrial — protein sequence MAASSKKVFELFVSKVPWTAASKEVRDYFGQFGLVKKCLLPFDKETGFHRGFCWIGFTTEEGLNNALQKDPHVLEGAKLQVQRNRRPFAGQKSSRDAEFD from the exons ATGGCGGCGTCGTCCAAAAAGGTGTTCGAGCTGTTCGTGTCGAAGGTCCCGTGGACCGCAGCCAGCA aggaGGTGCGGGACTATTTTGGACAGTTTGGCTTGGTCAAGAAGTGTCTTCTGCCATTT GATAAGGAGACCGGCTTCCACAGAGGCTTCTGCTGGATCGGCTTCACAACAGAAGAGGGTTTGAACAATGCCCTGCAGAAGGACCCTCATGTTCTGGAGGGAGCAAAG CTGCAGGTTCAGAGGAACAGACGTCCGTTCGCAGGACAGAAGTCCAGCAGAGACGCCGAGTTTGACTGA